The nucleotide window CGGAGCTTGAAAGATTATATGATTACCAAAGAGAATCTAGAAAAAATGCGCGAATATCGTGATAATGAACAAATAAATAATTAGCACGAAAAGAGCAACTTAAATTATTTTATGTAACTTTCGCCCATATTTTTATTATTATTTTTTATTATTTATTATTTTTTTATCAATGACTGGTACAGTTAAATTTTTTAATGATTCTAAAGGATTTGGATTCATTACCAACAACGAAACTAAAAAAGACATTTTCGTCCATGTAACAAACCTTAGAGGGGTAGAATTACAACAAGGCGATCAAGTAGAGTACGAAGAAGAGGAAGGAAGAAAGGGAAAGGTTGCCACTAAAGTAAGAGTATTGTAACTATAAACTTTTCTATAACAGTTTCAACGCCTAGCAAATTGCTAGGCGTTTTTTATTAATTAAAGTTTCTCCTCTCAATAAAAAATTTTCTTAACAAAGCGGCAGCCTCCTCAGCAAGAACACCTCCTCTTACTACAGTTTTGGGATGTAAAGTTGTATTCATTTTAATATAGCCACGTTCTTCATCCCGAGCTCCGTAGACAATTTTACTAATTTGCGACCAATACAAGGCCCCAGCACACATCTGACAAGGCTCTAACGTTACATAAAGTGTACAATTTTGAAGAAACTTTCCGCCAATATAATTGGAAGCGGAAGTGATTGCCTGCATCTCAGCATGCGCCGTAACATCATTTAACAATTCGGTTAGGTTATGTGAACGGGCTATTACCCTATCTTGGGCTACTATTACTGCACCGACAGGCACCTCACCTTTTCTAAAAGCAGCTTCGGCTTCTTCCAAGGCCTTTTTCATGTAATATTCATCCGATGTAACTAGCGACATTCTATCAATTTCCACAAATCTAAGTAAAATTGTAACACTTGTTAGAATTCGTTTATTAGACCATATCGAGAACCGTATATGTGCTATTTTTGCAAGAATAATATGGATTATAGATTTCTAAATACTATTGATAGCCCATCAGATTTAAAGCAATTAAGTCCGGAAGATCTTAATGTTTTAGCAAGTGAGCTTCGTCATTTCATTATTAATATCGTCGCCAGCAAAGCAGGACATTTAGGTGCCAGCTTAGGAGTTGTAGAATTAACCATTGCCCTTCATTATGTATTTAATACACCAGACGATGTGTTGGTGTGGGACGTAGGGCACCAAGCATATGGCCATAAAATATTAACCGGCCGGAGAGATCAATTTCACACCAATAGACAATTCAATGGAATAAGTGGGTTTCCTAAAATGTCAGAAAGTCCATATGACGCTTTTGGAACTGGACATTCATCAACCTCCATTTCAGCTGTTCTGGGAATGGCTATGGCTTCCCAATTAAAAGGAGATTTTGAAAAAGAACACATTGCAATTATTGGAGATGCTTCAATAGTTAGTGGTATAGCCTTCGAGGGGCTAAATCATGTAGGGGCTACCAATGCCAATATATTAATAATTCTTAACGATAATTCAATAGGCATTGACCCTAGTGTTGGCGCACTGAAGGAGTATTTAGGAAATATCACCTCAATAAAATCAGGTTGCGACAATTTCTTTGAATCACTTAATCTTAATTATACAGGCCCCGTTGACGGACATGATTTAATACATCTTATCCAAGAATTGAGAAGGCAAAAAACCTTAAACGGCCCACGACTTTTACACATAAAAACTTTAAAAGGAAAAGGATTAAAGCAGGCCGAAGAAAATCAAGTGACCTATCATTCTCCAGGAAAATTTGATGCCCTAACAGGAGATCTTATTAGCGTCAACAGCAAAGATAGACCTCCAAAATTTCAAGAAGTTTTTGGACTTACGCTTGTAGAGCTTGCTGATGAAAATTCAAAAATTGTTGGTATTACACCTGCAATGCCTACTGGAAGTTCATTAAACCTAATGATGGCGAAATATCCGGACAGAGCCTTTGATGTTGGTATTGCTGAACAACATGCCTTAACCCTATCAGCAGGAATGGCTTCCAAAGGTATGATTGTGTACTGCACAATTTATTCAACATTCTTACAGAGATCTTATGACCAATTAATCCATGACATCGCACTACAAAATATTCCGGTAATATTGTGTGTGGACAGGGCCGGATTGGTTGGAGAGGATGGATCTACACATCATGGTGTGTTTGATATTTCGTTCTTAAGATGTATACCAAATCTTAATATTGTTGCTCCTTCAAATGAAATTGATTTTAGA belongs to Aegicerativicinus sediminis and includes:
- a CDS encoding cold-shock protein, with the translated sequence MTGTVKFFNDSKGFGFITNNETKKDIFVHVTNLRGVELQQGDQVEYEEEEGRKGKVATKVRVL
- a CDS encoding nucleoside deaminase, which codes for MSLVTSDEYYMKKALEEAEAAFRKGEVPVGAVIVAQDRVIARSHNLTELLNDVTAHAEMQAITSASNYIGGKFLQNCTLYVTLEPCQMCAGALYWSQISKIVYGARDEERGYIKMNTTLHPKTVVRGGVLAEEAAALLRKFFIERRNFN
- a CDS encoding 1-deoxy-D-xylulose-5-phosphate synthase; this encodes MDYRFLNTIDSPSDLKQLSPEDLNVLASELRHFIINIVASKAGHLGASLGVVELTIALHYVFNTPDDVLVWDVGHQAYGHKILTGRRDQFHTNRQFNGISGFPKMSESPYDAFGTGHSSTSISAVLGMAMASQLKGDFEKEHIAIIGDASIVSGIAFEGLNHVGATNANILIILNDNSIGIDPSVGALKEYLGNITSIKSGCDNFFESLNLNYTGPVDGHDLIHLIQELRRQKTLNGPRLLHIKTLKGKGLKQAEENQVTYHSPGKFDALTGDLISVNSKDRPPKFQEVFGLTLVELADENSKIVGITPAMPTGSSLNLMMAKYPDRAFDVGIAEQHALTLSAGMASKGMIVYCTIYSTFLQRSYDQLIHDIALQNIPVILCVDRAGLVGEDGSTHHGVFDISFLRCIPNLNIVAPSNEIDFRNILYTCQLGLKGPIAIRYPRGRGHIKNWQLPFEKIDLAKAKTIKSGEKIAVLSIGTILEEVKEAVGKSLNPDYISIIDMVSIKPLDEITLHKLFKNFSAFVTVEDGVVNGGFGSAILEFANKHSYINPIRVLGIEDEFVEHGSTEDLKRQVGLDADSISKELNRLIQVGL